ataaaatttattttggtcattttttttattaaaagctattttgtgacaaaaacttgaaaataactATCCTAgagaatttttctatttttaaatatataaaactataagataacaaaaaacaaattcttCTGTAGCCAATCTGGATGAACAATGCCGGTAGCTAGCTGCAATTGAATTTGTATTCTAATCGTCGTGCCGTTTTCATCAACAACGTGTCATTTTCTTTTCCGGTTAGTATTAAGCAGACTTTCAGACCAAACCTAAACCAACCACGTCTGGCTCATATTCTGCCTTCTGGTATCAACTTCTGCCCCGTTATATCTCACCACGTCACAAAACCTGAGTATTATTATGGgacaaacaatttttattacGTATTCAACTGCTGCGTGTCTGAACATTTTTGAACATGGCCTCCATTTTTCTTGGGTATTGACAAACAATTGTATGTTTTAAATGGTATAAACTGTTGACTTTAATTTGTATACTAATTTTCTTTCACTTTCATTAACAAGATGAAGACACGAGTCTATGTATTGGTAGATAAAATGTTTTTCAATGATTCAGATGcgtaaactaaaatatttaatgataATTATCACCAGCTGCATTACTCCATAattgtacaattttttttttaaaaatagtaatatttttcatcatctaCGATTCATTATTGTCAATAAGCACCAACAAGATCATAACATTTCACATGGTTCAAACATAATCATAAACCTAATCAATTATGGCCGTTGATCCGACGAATGATCGGCGTGACTTCATTGTCAAGATCGACGATGAAGAGAAAGATCAGTTAATCAACAAAGGCGAAGGAGGAAAGTTCTCGAGAGAATCAAGCTACAACTTCTTGAACGGTGACGAGAAAGAGAAGAGCGGTTATACGACCGGTGGCGAAGACTTAGACGACGGAGAAGGTTTTGACTTCACGCCGCGGAGAAACGAGCCAGTAGATCCACCGTCAAAGCTCATATACCAGTTTCTCAACAAACAAAAAGCTTCAGGAGATGAAATCTCACTCGACATGGAACCGAACATGCCTGAGCTTCGAACCCACACGATTTCCCCGTCGCAAGTCACGGCGACGATGGGTAACCGTAACGAAACTATTGACGCGGTTAGACGGAGACATGTTAAAGATAGTGACGACAGTAGCGAAAGTGAGGAAGAGGACAGAGTTGATGAGACAGAGGTTGTGAAGTGTAGTTCGAATAGAACGACCAAGACTTTGATGAAGACAAAAACAAGATCAAGATTGATGGATCCTATAACCCCGGGTCACCCGGATATGCATTCGGGTCGGACTCCAAAGTCCGGGAATTTGAAACCcgggtttggcgggaaaaccgCTAAACCTGGAAATCCAAACCCGGATttggaagaagaggaggatCCGTTCTCCGAAGAGGATTTTCCTGAAGGTTACCAGAAGGATAAGCTTTCTCTTTGGGTTATCATGGAATGGATCTTTCTGATTCTGATCATAGCCGGTTTGATTTGTAGCCTAGTGATACCTTTCTTGCGCGGCAAGGAACTATGGAACCTAGCTTTGTGGAAATGGGAAGTGATGGTTCTTGTCTTGATCTGTGGGAGACTGGTGTCGAGTTGGATAGTGAGGCTACTCGTGTACTTCGTCGAGAGCAACTTCCTTCTGAGAAAGAAGGTTTTGTATTTCGTTTACGGGATTCGAAAGGCGGTACAGAACTGTCTCTGGCTAGGGCTTGTGTTGATCGCGTGGCATTTCTTGTTCGACAAGAAAGTACAAAGAGAGACTGGTAGCCACGTGCTTAAGTATGTGAATAAAGTTTTGGTCTGCTTACTCGTTGCTGTTATCATCTGGCTCATAAAGACCTTACTGGTGAAAGTTCTCGCCTCTTCGTTTCATATGAGTACTTACTTCGATCGGATTCATGAGTCTTTGTTTACACAATACGTTATTGAGACACTCTCTGGACCTCCTCGTGTGGTTCATGTAGAAGAGGAGATGGCTGGAGCTAAGCTCTCTCCTCCAGATCCGGGTCCAAAAGTGACCATTGGAAGTGCAAGGCTGAAGAAGAGTCCAACCATAATTGGTAAGAGTCAAGTACTGTCGAGGAGTGGTtccaagaaagaaagagaggacGAAGGGATAAGGATCGATCATTTGCAGAGGATGAACACTAAGAACGTATCTGCTTGGAAAATGAAGAGACTGATGAATGTAATAAGGAAGGGAGCACTTTCTACTTTGGATGAACAGATACAAGACACATCAACTCATAAAGATGACAAAGCTACACAGATTCAAAGTGAAAACGAAGCAAAACAGGCAGCAAGGAAGATTTTCCAGAATGTTGCTATGCCTGGTTCCAGGTATCACATATCATCATGACCTTATGAACAACTTTGATGTTCTCAAGTACAAGACTTAAAACAGAGGATTTTTCGGGTTAATAGGTACATATATATGGAAGATTTCATGCGTTTTCTGACTGAAGATGAGTCTGAAAGAGCTATGAATCTCTTTGAAGAAGCTTCTGAGAGTCACAGAATCAGCAAATCTTGTCTCAAGAATTGGGTGGTAAgtgtttgtttttaaaagtaCTCTTAAATAGCAACTATAAtcacatttttattcaaaaaatagcacacacaaaaatatttagggtttagtgattagagtttaaggtttaggatttaaaaggTGGAATCAGTCTTAGGGTTTAGGATGTAAGGTAGTTTAATAAATGctgttttggaaaattttcattttgataaaaactaaaaaaaatgttatttatgaGATTTgccagtgtttttttttttggtcaaaccagTGTTTTTATCTCAAAAAGCTTTCTTTCATACAAGGATGCTAAAGTCTTGTAATAATTTATCTAGGTTAATGCCTTTAGAGAACGAAGAGCACTAGCTTTAACCTTAAACGACACAAAAACAGCTGTGAACAGGCTTCACCGAatcatcaatattttgatcagcATTGTGATCATAATCATTTGGCTTCTCATTCTCGGAATCGCTACAACTAAGTTCTTGCTTGTCATAAGctctcagcttcttcttgtAGTCTTTGTGTTTGGAAACTCATGCAAGAACTTGTTCGAAGCTGTCATCTTCGTCTTTGTCAATCATCCATTTGATGTCGGTGACAGGTGTGAAATAGACGGTGTTCAGGTTTGTTCCTTGACACTCTCTTCCTCAAATTTCCAATAACTTGGTACGCACGTAAAGCACTAATCCTCTGTTTTTTGTATGTTGTATAGATGGTTGTGGAAGAGATGAACATTTTGACTACTGTGTTTCTTAGATTTGATAATCAGAAGATTGTATACCCCAATAGTCTTCTCGGCAACAAACCTATAGCTAATTATTACCGTAGTCCTGATATGCAAGAAATCGTTGACTTCTTCGTCCATATAGCAACTCCAACTGAGAAGATAACCGCCTTGAAACAGAGGATACTCAGGTTacaaactaaaccctaaacctcttTATCGTTTTTTGAATGCCTATGAGATTCTGGATCCGAAGGCCGGTATATCACTATAAGGCGAGGCCTAAACCATGTTATATTAACTTCTCTTAGGAAAACAAACCCCTCCCAACAAAAATCGAACTTGTAACCCCTTAGATCCCTATTAAGTGATATAAGAACAGCTCCAACAagagtttttcacaaaatttctaacaactaatatatattaaaataatgaaataggAAGAGAGAAAGTGGGATAAAGTTCTGGAAAAAGAACCTGCAAAAAACTCTGTAGAAACTCAATTGATATATGTCACATTTTCACTTGTTCACATGTCtaatgaaaaaacaaatttaattgaaaaattatgtcatattaaaatatttctatttttaggTTGAGAAACCCATTTTTATATACCAACCATTAAGGTTGCTCTAAGAATTTTAGCCAGTAAGCAAACTCTTCTTTAGTCTAAAccttctatattttaaaaaccatACATAGTCTAACATGAAGTTATTATATTCAATGATTTTTCTTTATGCAGCTATGTAGATAACAAGAAGGATCTTTGGTATCCATCGCCGAGGATTGCATTTAGAGAAATGTGCGGACTGAGCAGTATGAAAATCACGATATGGGCAACTCATAAGATGAACCATCATAACATGGGAGAGAGATTTGTGAGGAGAGGTCAATTACTTGAAGAGATTGGTAAATCTTGCAGAGAAACGGATATCGAATATCGGTTATATCCTCTTAATATCAACGTCAAAAGCCTTCCTCCTGCTGCTGCTCCGATCATTTCGGATCGCATGCCTATGAGCTGGAACAACCAACAACGCAATGCTTAAAGATTGCaagtttttgagtttttttttttttattgtttgtatTTGTAGAAAGTGGTTGAAAGAGAGATTTTGTTCTTGTTCCTTGATTTTTACTCTCTCTTAGTGGTGTTTGAGACTTTGATGATTCATTATATTTGTATTGTGAAGCAGGAACATGTTCTTGTGTATAATCTGTTTTGAGTGGTTATAGTCATGAAATAAAAGCTTACAATCTCATAAACTTCAGAAAAATCAATGACAAACAAATGTTCTCTCCATTTTGCCTCGTTCTATTTCTTATGCTTTTGGTATACTCTCTTTTATTGTTCGGGAGCTTGACGACTATTCATATTTACTAGTATGTGTTTGGGTGGTTAAAGTCATCATGAATATAATAAGGCTGCagcattttaatttaaataaactgAGCAGATGACAGTTTGATTCTATCATTCTACATAAACCTTGAAAACCTCCGCGACGTCGTTTTACACTAGACCTTATATCCGCGACGTCGTTTTGCAATCATCTACGTAACGGTCCCCTCTTGCctaatttactttttattatttctggaaaattttcaaatcttCGTTTCTGGCGCCGACATCGAAATCAACGAGAGGTAACGATCCTTGCTCAGTCTTCTCTCGAATTCgtatctgcttcttcttcttcgattctCGATTTGAGATCTTCTTCTGCAGATTCCGTCAGATCGGTTTAGCTTAAACGCTGATTGTTGTTCTTCCTCACTTGCCTTCTCTCGCTTCTTCAATCTAGATCTTATATCGTTCGATTCTCCCAGGATTGCGTCAGTTTTCGAGTTACACAGAGTAGTAAAACCAATTTTTCGATCGAACTGTCTCGTTTAGGTTGATCGGTGTGATGAGTAGACCCTAATTTTCGATCGTAATCTCTATTTCGAGATGTTTGTCAGATCTCTGGAGCCTGTGTGCTGTTTATGCAGATTCTCTAGGGTTTTCATTCctgaaattcgtttttaatcaACGATTATCACAGAAACGTAACTTTATACATCATCGATTACTATAAACAGCATCCTACTGAAGCTGAACAGATTCTATTGCTTAGATTGTGTTTCCAGCAACCTGTTTATACAATTTCGTGTTTGCATTTCAACAATTTGCAGCAGTTAGAATCAGAATCTGTATTGGTAGTGCCTCTTTGACTGGTGATTTCAACGAGTTTAGTTCTTAGTCCATAGTTTTTCAAACGCTTGAGGT
This Brassica napus cultivar Da-Ae chromosome C6, Da-Ae, whole genome shotgun sequence DNA region includes the following protein-coding sequences:
- the LOC106454914 gene encoding mechanosensitive ion channel protein 4-like: MAVDPTNDRRDFIVKIDDEEKDQLINKGEGGKFSRESSYNFLNGDEKEKSGYTTGGEDLDDGEGFDFTPRRNEPVDPPSKLIYQFLNKQKASGDEISLDMEPNMPELRTHTISPSQVTATMGNRNETIDAVRRRHVKDSDDSSESEEEDRVDETEVVKCSSNRTTKTLMKTKTRSRLMDPITPGHPDMHSGRTPKSGNLKPGFGGKTAKPGNPNPDLEEEEDPFSEEDFPEGYQKDKLSLWVIMEWIFLILIIAGLICSLVIPFLRGKELWNLALWKWEVMVLVLICGRLVSSWIVRLLVYFVESNFLLRKKVLYFVYGIRKAVQNCLWLGLVLIAWHFLFDKKVQRETGSHVLKYVNKVLVCLLVAVIIWLIKTLLVKVLASSFHMSTYFDRIHESLFTQYVIETLSGPPRVVHVEEEMAGAKLSPPDPGPKVTIGSARLKKSPTIIGKSQVLSRSGSKKEREDEGIRIDHLQRMNTKNVSAWKMKRLMNVIRKGALSTLDEQIQDTSTHKDDKATQIQSENEAKQAARKIFQNVAMPGSRYIYMEDFMRFLTEDESERAMNLFEEASESHRISKSCLKNWVVNAFRERRALALTLNDTKTAVNRLHRIINILISIVIIIIWLLILGIATTKFLLVISSQLLLVVFVFGNSCKNLFEAVIFVFVNHPFDVGDRCEIDGVQMVVEEMNILTTVFLRFDNQKIVYPNSLLGNKPIANYYRSPDMQEIVDFFVHIATPTEKITALKQRILSYVDNKKDLWYPSPRIAFREMCGLSSMKITIWATHKMNHHNMGERFVRRGQLLEEIGKSCRETDIEYRLYPLNINVKSLPPAAAPIISDRMPMSWNNQQRNA